A genomic stretch from Petrimonas mucosa includes:
- a CDS encoding alpha-L-rhamnosidase, which translates to MRHTILFTAILLSVLLVGCSGGKLKVTSLKVEMQENPVGLNTLAPRFSWQISSTTPDLVQQSYQIQVALTEEELKKGINLLWDSGVVDSDLSVLIPYRGESLVSRGKYYWRVKVNSNQGSSDWSKIAHWSMALLDDSDWQAKWIGEDSLSNPGETAAKNTRLAARYLRKPFEANKGNIQSAVIYVSGLGSYEAYLNGKRVSEDVLAPTVSWYPNRVYYNTFDVTPLVKKGANLLAVKLGNGRFFGMRESPTQVFGLPRLLAQLEIEYADGSKEVIVSDETWKVTSKGPIVANNEFDGEEYDARLELAGWESAGYDDSSWLQADIMDAPGGKLTAQTNPNLRVMEEIKPVSITPLSDGKFILDMGQNMVGWLKVNNLNGKKDQPITFRFAEILNPDSTIYLANIRSAKVTDIYTPARDGAFSWEPSFVYHGFRFVEISGLDEEPALSNFTGKVVYDRMETTGWFETSNQVINQTFKNAYWGIRGNYRGMPTDCPQRDERQGWLGDRATGCFGEAFIFDNAHLYSKWTQDIEDSQSPEGSISVVSPRYWTIYHDDVTWPAAYFYAAKMLYHQYGDSEPIRKHYASMKRYLERVQEVSMQDFILTKDAYGDWCMPPERQELIHSQDPARKTAGAVLSTTMYYSLLNLMVEFAQLTGNEQDIPGFQELAGKIREAYNARFFNADSAKYDNNTVTANILSLQLGLVPEGKEQQVFDNIVQKTEVDFDGHVSTGVLGIQQLMRGLTQHGNVDLAYKIATNETYPSWGYMIKKGATTIWELWNGDTADPAMNSANHVMLLGDLIIWYYEDLAGIKNYPGSVAYKKLWMEPKFPEGLSHVKASYKSAYGEIRSEWSRENGKFSWNITIPGNSSAVVKLPKELQIATPDQPGVRNVTETESGIEIVLGSGSYTLVSK; encoded by the coding sequence ATGAGACACACCATTTTATTCACTGCAATCCTACTATCCGTTCTCTTGGTCGGATGTAGCGGAGGGAAGTTAAAGGTAACCTCCCTCAAAGTAGAGATGCAGGAAAATCCGGTAGGACTGAACACCCTTGCACCACGGTTTTCCTGGCAAATAAGCTCAACAACACCCGATCTGGTTCAGCAATCTTACCAGATTCAGGTTGCCCTGACGGAAGAGGAGCTGAAAAAGGGTATCAATCTGTTGTGGGATTCGGGAGTTGTCGATAGCGACCTATCTGTACTTATCCCCTACCGGGGAGAATCCCTCGTGTCGAGAGGCAAATATTACTGGCGCGTAAAAGTAAACAGCAACCAGGGCAGTAGCGACTGGAGCAAAATCGCTCATTGGTCGATGGCACTGCTGGACGATTCGGACTGGCAGGCCAAATGGATCGGTGAGGATTCACTCTCCAATCCCGGCGAGACAGCTGCGAAAAACACAAGATTGGCCGCACGCTACCTGAGGAAACCGTTCGAGGCGAACAAGGGTAACATTCAAAGTGCCGTCATCTATGTTTCGGGACTTGGATCCTATGAAGCCTACCTTAACGGAAAACGGGTTTCGGAAGATGTACTGGCTCCTACCGTCTCCTGGTATCCCAACCGTGTCTACTACAACACTTTCGACGTAACTCCCCTTGTGAAGAAGGGTGCGAATCTGCTGGCCGTCAAGCTGGGTAACGGCAGATTTTTCGGGATGCGTGAATCTCCCACCCAGGTGTTTGGATTGCCCCGCCTGCTGGCTCAACTCGAGATTGAATATGCCGACGGTTCCAAAGAGGTGATCGTCAGTGATGAAACCTGGAAAGTGACCTCAAAAGGTCCTATCGTTGCCAACAACGAGTTTGATGGAGAGGAGTACGACGCCCGCCTCGAACTTGCCGGATGGGAATCTGCAGGCTACGATGACTCCTCCTGGCTCCAGGCAGATATCATGGATGCGCCCGGAGGCAAGCTCACAGCCCAAACCAACCCCAATCTCAGGGTAATGGAAGAGATCAAGCCGGTAAGCATCACCCCTCTTTCTGACGGCAAGTTTATTCTCGACATGGGACAGAACATGGTGGGATGGCTGAAGGTCAACAACCTGAACGGGAAAAAGGATCAGCCAATAACGTTCCGTTTTGCCGAGATACTGAATCCCGACAGCACCATCTATCTGGCAAATATCCGCTCTGCGAAGGTGACCGATATCTATACTCCTGCCCGTGACGGAGCGTTCAGCTGGGAACCCTCTTTTGTATACCACGGCTTCCGTTTTGTTGAGATCTCGGGATTGGATGAAGAGCCCGCATTGAGCAACTTCACCGGGAAGGTGGTCTACGACAGGATGGAGACTACCGGATGGTTCGAAACCTCAAATCAGGTTATCAACCAGACCTTCAAGAATGCCTACTGGGGAATCAGGGGCAACTATCGTGGAATGCCCACCGACTGTCCGCAACGCGATGAACGGCAAGGCTGGCTAGGTGACAGGGCAACCGGATGTTTCGGTGAAGCATTCATTTTCGACAATGCTCACCTCTACAGCAAATGGACACAGGATATTGAGGATTCTCAAAGCCCAGAGGGAAGCATCTCGGTGGTTTCACCCCGCTACTGGACCATCTATCATGACGACGTAACCTGGCCGGCAGCCTATTTCTACGCCGCAAAGATGCTCTACCACCAGTATGGCGATAGTGAACCGATCCGGAAACATTACGCTTCGATGAAGCGCTATCTGGAGCGCGTTCAGGAGGTATCCATGCAGGATTTCATTCTTACCAAGGATGCTTATGGCGACTGGTGTATGCCGCCCGAAAGGCAGGAGCTGATTCACTCGCAGGATCCTGCACGCAAGACTGCCGGTGCGGTGCTGAGCACCACCATGTACTACAGTTTGCTCAATCTGATGGTGGAATTTGCACAATTAACAGGAAACGAGCAGGATATCCCCGGATTCCAGGAACTTGCAGGCAAGATAAGGGAGGCATACAATGCACGGTTCTTCAATGCGGACTCGGCAAAATATGACAACAACACGGTAACGGCCAATATCTTGTCGCTCCAGCTGGGTCTGGTTCCCGAAGGGAAGGAGCAACAGGTATTCGACAATATCGTACAGAAAACCGAAGTTGACTTCGACGGACATGTAAGCACGGGAGTGCTGGGTATCCAGCAGTTGATGCGTGGGCTGACACAGCACGGAAACGTTGATTTGGCTTACAAGATCGCCACAAACGAAACTTACCCGAGCTGGGGTTACATGATCAAGAAAGGAGCCACCACCATCTGGGAACTCTGGAACGGTGATACTGCAGACCCTGCGATGAACTCGGCCAACCATGTCATGTTGCTGGGCGACCTGATCATCTGGTATTACGAAGATCTGGCCGGAATCAAAAACTATCCTGGCAGCGTAGCCTACAAGAAATTGTGGATGGAGCCCAAGTTCCCCGAAGGCTTGAGTCATGTAAAAGCTTCGTACAAGTCGGCATACGGTGAAATACGAAGCGAATGGAGCAGAGAGAACGGCAAGTTCAGCTGGAATATCACCATCCCGGGCAACTCCTCGGCCGTGGTTAAATTGCCAAAAGAGCTGCAGATCGCGACACCCGATCAACCCGGCGTAAGAAACGTAACGGAGACCGAATCGGGGATCGAGATAGTACTGGGATCCGGCAGCTATACATTAGTCTCCAAATAA
- a CDS encoding DUF3316 domain-containing protein, giving the protein MKRFPEAIRITVTLFVTVCSISLFAQEGEFKSVNQATLLGVGKAFLTDTYLSPLEYAGLTTSLLHDRIGPTRHFNNKLLLQQQFQIDLAFTRNPSASASEYAGDVSYNINAFYPFFRNGRFSFFGGFGGDASLGGIYNVRNSNNPGSLKTSVNLDLSAMAIYSLRKVTLRWQLTTPFTGVFFSPAYGQSYYEIFSLGNDKGTVRFAWFQNQQALRNYFTLDIPFNNITLRAGYLGDYYRTDVSEIVTTIVSHQFVVGMAVESLNFGGKRARDNRDIKSSFY; this is encoded by the coding sequence ATGAAAAGGTTCCCCGAGGCGATCAGAATTACGGTCACTCTATTCGTAACGGTTTGTTCGATCTCACTTTTCGCACAGGAAGGTGAATTCAAATCGGTCAATCAAGCCACGCTTCTGGGGGTAGGCAAGGCTTTTCTGACCGACACCTATCTATCACCGCTGGAATATGCAGGGTTAACCACTTCCCTGTTGCACGACCGCATCGGTCCCACCCGACACTTCAACAACAAGTTGCTGCTGCAGCAGCAGTTCCAGATTGATCTGGCATTTACCCGCAATCCCTCGGCATCCGCATCGGAATATGCCGGCGACGTTTCATACAACATCAATGCATTTTATCCCTTCTTCCGAAACGGCCGGTTCAGCTTTTTCGGCGGATTTGGAGGAGATGCCTCACTGGGCGGCATCTATAACGTACGCAACTCCAATAATCCGGGTTCACTCAAAACTTCCGTGAACCTCGATCTCTCCGCAATGGCAATCTACTCCTTGCGGAAGGTCACTCTCCGCTGGCAGCTGACCACCCCGTTCACGGGCGTCTTCTTTTCACCTGCCTACGGGCAATCCTATTACGAGATCTTCTCCCTGGGCAACGACAAGGGGACGGTACGGTTTGCGTGGTTCCAGAACCAGCAGGCGCTACGCAACTATTTCACCCTCGATATTCCCTTCAACAACATTACCCTCCGCGCCGGATACCTGGGTGATTACTACAGGACCGATGTCAGTGAGATTGTCACAACCATCGTTTCACACCAGTTTGTGGTAGGCATGGCCGTAGAGTCACTCAATTTTGGCGGAAAAAGGGCAAGAGACAACAGAGATATCAAAAGCAGTTTTTATTAG
- a CDS encoding MalY/PatB family protein, producing MKYNFDEIIDRSASHCVKIDRLKAVFGRDDLIPLWVADMDFLSPPAIAEALIERTRHGIFGYTVPDNGYYNSIIDWLRQRHSYEVRREEITFVPGVVKGIAFAIDAFTRKNDKIIIQPPVYHPFRIVPESLGREVINNPLLFDNGRYSIDFDGLRRIVAENECKILLLCSPHNPAGRVWHEDELKQLAEICYDNNILVISDEIHSDLTLPGYRHRPFATVSEKARKNSITLMAPSKTFNIAGIVSSFAVTHNPEIRKQYLGYLSPRELDQPTIHALVATEAAYREGREWLDEAIAYIQKNITFVESFLKEHIPQIKVIRPEATFLLWLDCRELHLTQKELVYLFVHKAGLALNNGTIFGKEGEGFMRLNVGTTLSTLEKALDKLRKAING from the coding sequence ATGAAATATAATTTCGACGAAATCATCGACCGTTCAGCTTCCCACTGTGTGAAAATTGACAGACTGAAAGCGGTTTTCGGACGCGATGATCTCATTCCCCTCTGGGTAGCCGACATGGATTTCCTCTCGCCTCCAGCCATCGCCGAAGCGCTGATCGAGAGAACCCGGCATGGCATCTTCGGATATACGGTTCCCGACAACGGTTACTACAACTCTATCATCGACTGGCTCAGGCAGCGGCACAGTTATGAGGTACGCCGTGAAGAGATAACTTTCGTTCCGGGGGTGGTGAAAGGGATTGCTTTTGCCATCGACGCATTTACACGGAAGAACGATAAAATCATCATCCAGCCACCTGTCTACCATCCGTTCCGGATAGTTCCCGAGTCGCTTGGCCGTGAGGTAATCAACAATCCGCTCCTGTTCGATAACGGAAGATACTCCATCGATTTTGATGGATTGAGAAGAATCGTTGCAGAAAATGAGTGCAAGATACTGCTCCTCTGCAGCCCCCACAATCCTGCAGGAAGAGTGTGGCATGAAGATGAGCTGAAACAACTGGCCGAGATCTGTTACGACAACAATATCCTGGTTATTTCCGACGAGATCCACTCCGATCTCACCCTACCGGGATACAGACACCGTCCGTTTGCTACCGTCTCGGAGAAGGCCAGAAAGAACAGCATCACCTTGATGGCGCCAAGCAAAACCTTCAACATTGCCGGGATTGTCAGCTCTTTCGCCGTAACACACAATCCGGAAATCAGGAAGCAGTATCTGGGCTATCTGTCTCCCCGCGAACTCGATCAGCCCACCATCCATGCCTTGGTTGCCACCGAGGCGGCCTATCGTGAGGGCAGAGAATGGCTCGATGAAGCCATAGCCTACATTCAGAAGAATATCACCTTTGTGGAGAGTTTCCTGAAGGAGCATATTCCGCAAATCAAGGTGATCAGGCCGGAGGCCACCTTCCTGCTCTGGCTCGATTGCAGGGAATTACATCTCACACAGAAGGAGCTGGTATACCTCTTTGTTCACAAGGCGGGGCTGGCCCTCAACAACGGCACAATCTTCGGGAAGGAGGGAGAGGGCTTTATGCGGTTGAACGTAGGCACTACCCTTTCGACCCTTGAAAAAGCCCTCGATAAATTGAGAAAAGCGATAAACGGCTAA
- a CDS encoding FKBP-type peptidyl-prolyl cis-trans isomerase: MKITDSKYVTLTYDLNVGEGDERELMEQATPERPLEFIFGTNSMLKAFEDNIYGLSEGDSFKFSLTPDEAYGDYDETRIIDLPKSIFEVDGKIDHQMLFEGNTLPMMDSDGNRLTGSVVSITEDTVTMDFNHPLAGETMHFEGVIQGVRDASPEEIAALFSGGGCGCGNDSCGCGDEGDSCGCGSGDGGCGGGCSC, from the coding sequence ATGAAAATTACTGACAGCAAGTACGTAACCCTGACATACGATCTCAACGTAGGCGAAGGCGACGAGCGTGAACTCATGGAACAGGCCACCCCCGAAAGGCCACTCGAATTTATCTTCGGGACAAATTCAATGCTGAAGGCATTCGAGGACAATATTTACGGACTTTCGGAAGGTGACAGTTTCAAGTTTTCCCTGACTCCAGATGAAGCGTACGGTGATTATGACGAAACAAGGATCATCGATCTTCCGAAAAGCATCTTCGAGGTGGATGGCAAGATAGATCACCAGATGCTTTTTGAAGGCAACACTTTGCCCATGATGGACTCCGACGGCAACCGGCTGACGGGATCGGTTGTCTCCATCACCGAAGATACGGTTACCATGGATTTCAACCATCCGCTGGCGGGAGAGACCATGCATTTTGAAGGGGTTATACAGGGAGTCAGGGATGCTTCCCCCGAAGAGATCGCAGCCTTGTTCTCCGGCGGAGGATGTGGATGCGGAAACGACAGTTGCGGATGCGGCGATGAAGGCGATTCATGTGGTTGTGGAAGCGGAGACGGAGGCTGTGGAGGCGGTTGCAGCTGCTAA
- the aroC gene encoding chorismate synthase, translated as MNSFGNIFRLTSFGESHGEAVGGVIDGFPPGIELDMEFIQSELDRRRPGQSRITTPRVEPDKVVFLSGIFEGKTTGTPIGFMVKNENHHSADYNNLKDVFRPSHADFTYFQKYGIRDHRGGGRSSARETIARVVAGALAKLYLKQIGVSVTAYTSQVGEIKLENNYTKYDLNTIEDTPVRCPDAQKANEMISLIKEVQFNGDTIGGVVTCVIQGVPAGLGEPVFGKLHAALGAAMLSINAVKGFEYGHGFDVSRRGSELNDPFFNDNGKVSTRSNYSGGIQAGISNGQDIYFRVAFKPVSTILKEQQTVDIHGNETTIKARGRHDACVLPRAVPIVEAMAAMVILDYYLLARM; from the coding sequence ATGAACAGTTTCGGAAATATCTTCAGACTCACATCATTCGGAGAATCACATGGCGAGGCCGTGGGGGGTGTTATCGACGGTTTCCCTCCGGGCATCGAACTGGATATGGAATTCATCCAAAGCGAACTCGACCGGCGTCGCCCGGGTCAGTCGCGCATCACCACGCCCAGGGTTGAACCGGACAAGGTGGTTTTCCTTTCCGGCATCTTCGAGGGCAAGACAACCGGCACACCTATCGGATTCATGGTAAAGAACGAGAACCACCATTCGGCCGACTACAATAACCTGAAAGATGTTTTCCGACCATCACACGCCGATTTTACCTATTTCCAGAAATATGGCATCCGTGATCACCGGGGCGGCGGCCGATCTTCGGCACGCGAAACCATTGCCCGGGTAGTAGCAGGGGCTCTCGCCAAATTATACCTGAAACAGATTGGAGTATCGGTGACCGCCTATACATCGCAAGTGGGTGAAATTAAACTGGAAAACAACTACACGAAATATGACCTGAATACGATCGAAGATACGCCCGTCCGCTGTCCCGATGCCCAGAAGGCAAACGAGATGATCAGTCTAATCAAGGAGGTCCAGTTCAACGGGGACACGATCGGGGGGGTGGTTACCTGTGTCATTCAGGGAGTACCGGCCGGGCTCGGCGAACCGGTTTTCGGGAAACTGCATGCTGCCTTGGGTGCAGCCATGCTCAGCATCAATGCCGTGAAAGGGTTCGAATATGGACACGGCTTCGACGTGAGCCGCCGGGGATCTGAACTGAACGATCCGTTCTTCAATGACAATGGTAAGGTCTCTACTCGGAGTAACTATTCAGGGGGCATCCAGGCAGGTATCTCCAACGGGCAGGACATCTACTTCCGGGTCGCCTTCAAGCCTGTCTCCACCATCCTGAAGGAGCAGCAGACCGTGGATATCCACGGAAACGAGACCACCATCAAGGCGCGCGGACGACACGATGCATGCGTCCTGCCACGTGCCGTTCCCATTGTTGAAGCAATGGCAGCCATGGTTATCCTCGACTATTACCTCCTGGCAAGAATGTAG
- a CDS encoding RNA polymerase sigma factor translates to MMNTDLIWKKFIDEKDDLSFSIVYDTYVEVLYAYGIHLGFRDELCKDAIQDVFYNIFINVSSG, encoded by the coding sequence ATGATGAATACAGATTTGATTTGGAAGAAATTTATCGATGAAAAGGACGATCTCTCTTTCTCCATTGTATACGATACCTATGTAGAGGTATTGTATGCCTATGGAATCCACCTGGGTTTCCGTGACGAACTGTGTAAAGATGCCATTCAGGACGTTTTCTACAACATATTTATTAACGTGAGTTCGGGATAA
- a CDS encoding IS982 family transposase: MITTDKVIEIFCIADDFCAEYENEIRNHQLQAGDITKRRNRKTQMSQSEIIAVMVCFHCGTFHNFKNYYLFYICKHMKSYFPNAVSYNRFVELQPRVIVPFMLLLKLFGFGECTGITYVDSTPIKVCHNKRIHSNKVFRDLAQRGKSTMGWFFGFKLHLVCNEKGELLNFSLTKGNVDDRNPDVINVLTKDLFGKLYADKGYISTKLFEMLFDQGVHLVTGIRSNMKNSLMSFRDKILLRKRSVIESINDELKNICQIEHSRHRSTHNFIMNIIAALVAYCFFPKKPSIKLEVEKSSQLTIWG; encoded by the coding sequence ATGATCACAACAGACAAAGTTATTGAAATATTTTGTATTGCCGACGATTTTTGTGCAGAATATGAGAATGAAATCCGGAATCACCAACTTCAAGCAGGTGACATAACGAAAAGGAGAAACAGGAAAACGCAAATGTCTCAGAGCGAGATTATTGCCGTGATGGTCTGCTTCCACTGTGGAACCTTTCATAATTTCAAGAATTATTACCTGTTTTATATTTGCAAGCACATGAAGAGCTATTTTCCAAATGCCGTTTCCTACAACCGTTTTGTCGAGTTGCAACCCAGGGTGATTGTACCTTTCATGCTGTTGCTCAAACTCTTTGGATTTGGTGAATGCACAGGCATTACATATGTGGATAGCACTCCAATCAAAGTATGTCATAACAAGCGTATCCACTCGAATAAAGTATTCAGGGATCTGGCACAAAGAGGGAAAAGTACGATGGGCTGGTTTTTTGGATTCAAGCTTCATCTGGTCTGTAATGAAAAGGGTGAATTGCTGAATTTCTCTCTCACAAAAGGCAATGTCGACGATAGAAACCCTGACGTAATCAATGTTCTTACCAAAGATCTTTTCGGTAAACTATATGCAGACAAGGGTTACATCAGCACAAAGCTCTTCGAGATGCTGTTTGACCAGGGAGTTCATTTAGTGACCGGTATACGCTCAAATATGAAAAATTCCCTGATGTCATTCCGCGACAAGATTCTCTTACGCAAAAGATCTGTAATTGAGTCCATCAATGATGAACTGAAGAATATCTGCCAGATAGAACATTCAAGGCATCGTTCCACACATAATTTCATCATGAACATAATTGCTGCATTGGTGGCATATTGTTTCTTTCCCAAAAAGCCTTCAATCAAACTTGAAGTGGAAAAGTCAAGTCAATTAACCATTTGGGGATAA
- a CDS encoding DUF4998 domain-containing protein, translating to MYWNQRTDSIVINVNRTQSGRLPMTYQLDDLREGNYIFEFITRDNDGHFSLPKEVIVLVYGEFYRESLRNRKISSIDHRDDGTMLVHWEPISSIAIKYVTITYESNGVEQSVRVENSDNETVLTGLDSGDVIRVSTTYFPENSLDEMQAPFSEYTMPKFEREINKAKFTTTVLAGDNTTNTNGRDLSKIWDGTTANPGILHTVDNDPNFNFPHHFTFDMNVLAEVSRFRIWPRTDVGPFNGHSPRFFEIWGTDELKRSADDASYWTTDEWKADWKLMGDHEIVKPSSTSDQTKAWNEGWEFPVNESVGDVRYIRLVIKSPNWQGSNCVNLGEITLWGDDL from the coding sequence ATATACTGGAATCAACGAACCGATTCCATCGTGATCAATGTTAACCGCACTCAAAGCGGACGCTTGCCGATGACCTATCAATTAGACGATCTAAGGGAAGGAAATTATATTTTCGAATTCATCACCCGTGATAATGACGGACATTTTTCCCTTCCAAAAGAGGTTATTGTACTCGTATATGGCGAATTTTACAGAGAGTCATTAAGAAACAGAAAAATCTCCAGTATTGATCACAGGGATGACGGGACCATGCTGGTTCATTGGGAACCTATCTCCAGCATTGCCATTAAATATGTTACCATAACATATGAGAGCAATGGAGTAGAACAGAGTGTGAGAGTAGAAAACAGTGACAATGAAACAGTATTGACAGGTCTGGATTCAGGAGATGTAATTCGTGTATCTACCACATATTTTCCCGAAAATTCATTGGATGAGATGCAAGCTCCCTTTAGTGAATATACCATGCCAAAATTTGAGAGAGAGATCAATAAAGCCAAATTCACCACCACAGTACTGGCAGGGGATAATACCACCAATACCAACGGAAGGGACCTCTCGAAGATATGGGATGGAACTACAGCAAATCCAGGCATATTGCATACGGTTGATAATGATCCGAATTTCAACTTTCCGCATCATTTCACCTTCGATATGAATGTGTTGGCTGAAGTCAGCCGTTTCAGGATCTGGCCGAGGACAGATGTTGGTCCTTTCAATGGTCACAGTCCCAGATTTTTTGAGATCTGGGGCACAGATGAGTTGAAAAGGTCTGCCGATGATGCAAGTTACTGGACGACGGATGAGTGGAAAGCGGACTGGAAGTTGATGGGTGATCATGAAATTGTGAAACCCTCTTCAACTTCTGATCAGACTAAAGCATGGAATGAGGGATGGGAATTTCCGGTTAACGAATCAGTCGGTGATGTCAGGTACATTCGTTTAGTTATAAAAAGCCCCAACTGGCAAGGTTCAAATTGTGTGAATTTGGGCGAAATAACGCTATGGGGTGATGATTTGTAA